The following are from one region of the Roseobacter fucihabitans genome:
- a CDS encoding DUF4159 domain-containing protein: MTVLGGIGFTAPWLLMALLALPILWLILRAVPPAPIRRRFPGVALLLGLKDDETVSDRTPWWLLLLRMLAVAAIILGLAGPVLNPNEDQAQGTGPLLIVLDGSWAGATRWAEQEEAIAAQLTRASRAGRTVSFLDMARPEPPVFQAADAWRSRLPGFRPAPWQPDAARAAQAVSFAVAADGFDTLWFSDGLEYPGRADVLAAFEAQGTVEVYQTAANVIALRPAGFEDGAVQIAALRAAPGPEREVTVQAQGRDPAGNPSILATAIATFAQGETMADTALALPSELRARITRFEVQGQRSAGASTLADDGLRRREIALIAGRENREGLQLLSPLHYIEQALSPNADLIRGAISDILPANPDVIVLADIATLSPAEMEGIGAWIDQGGMLVRFAGPRVAASDVSRMDEDPMMPVRLRTGGRTVGGAMSWGAPKALAPFRESSPFFGLPIPDDVQITSQVMAQPDPTLAERVIAELTDGTPLVTRKAREQGQIVLFHVTATADWSTLPLSGLFVQMMERLAISTSAAQPDVTQLDGTTWTPELVMDGFGTLSDAGTLPGVPGPDLLNAPAGPDMQPGIYASGDRRLARNVVTADTVLTPVTWPANIPVRGFAVPPEQPIAGWLLSLSILLLLADVVASLALSGRLLGHMNRAAMIGLIAVLPLGVTPPVEAQTTEEDAFALNATAELVLAYVRTGNTRVDEISDAGLRGLSDTLYFRTSVEPAAPVGVDLETDELAFFPVLYWPITLDQPRPSSVAYAKLNAYLRSGGLIIFDTRDADIARFGAASPNGRKLQDLAAPLDIPPLEPLPADHVLTRTFYLLQDFPGRHASRDVWVEAAPPDAEQVEGMPFRNLNDGVTPVVIGGNDWASAWAVSASGAPMVPIGRGFTGERQRELAFRFGVNLVMHVLTGNYKSDQVHVPALLDRLGQ; this comes from the coding sequence ATGACCGTTCTGGGAGGCATTGGTTTCACCGCACCGTGGTTGCTCATGGCTCTGCTGGCTTTACCGATCCTATGGCTGATCCTGCGCGCGGTGCCACCTGCGCCCATCCGTCGCCGCTTTCCCGGCGTGGCGCTCCTGCTCGGTCTCAAGGACGATGAAACGGTCTCTGATCGCACCCCCTGGTGGCTTTTATTGCTGCGCATGCTGGCGGTTGCCGCGATCATTCTGGGTCTGGCAGGCCCGGTTTTGAACCCAAATGAAGATCAGGCACAGGGCACGGGCCCCTTGCTGATCGTACTGGATGGCAGCTGGGCCGGGGCCACAAGATGGGCCGAACAGGAAGAGGCGATTGCCGCGCAGCTCACCCGCGCAAGCCGCGCCGGGCGTACCGTATCTTTCCTTGATATGGCGCGCCCTGAACCGCCGGTTTTCCAGGCAGCAGATGCCTGGCGTTCACGGCTTCCGGGTTTCCGGCCCGCACCCTGGCAACCGGACGCCGCGCGCGCAGCACAGGCGGTTTCCTTTGCCGTAGCGGCTGATGGCTTTGACACATTATGGTTCAGTGACGGACTGGAGTACCCTGGGCGCGCAGATGTGCTTGCGGCCTTCGAGGCGCAGGGAACGGTAGAGGTCTATCAGACAGCTGCAAACGTCATCGCATTGCGGCCCGCCGGATTTGAGGATGGTGCGGTGCAAATCGCCGCCCTGCGCGCGGCCCCCGGTCCCGAGCGCGAGGTTACAGTTCAGGCACAGGGGCGCGATCCGGCGGGCAATCCGAGCATCCTGGCCACGGCCATCGCCACATTCGCGCAGGGCGAAACCATGGCCGATACGGCTCTGGCACTCCCTTCCGAGCTGCGCGCGCGCATCACACGGTTCGAGGTACAAGGCCAACGCTCTGCCGGGGCGAGCACATTGGCCGATGACGGGCTGCGCCGCCGCGAGATCGCACTGATTGCGGGGCGTGAAAACCGCGAGGGCCTGCAACTCCTGTCACCGCTGCATTATATTGAGCAGGCGCTATCGCCCAATGCGGATTTGATACGCGGTGCGATCAGCGATATTTTGCCCGCCAACCCCGACGTCATCGTTTTGGCGGATATTGCGACCCTGTCGCCCGCGGAAATGGAAGGCATAGGGGCTTGGATTGATCAGGGCGGCATGCTCGTGCGTTTCGCCGGTCCGCGCGTGGCCGCAAGTGACGTCAGCCGTATGGATGAGGATCCGATGATGCCCGTGCGTCTGCGCACTGGCGGACGGACGGTGGGTGGCGCGATGAGCTGGGGCGCACCCAAGGCGCTTGCGCCGTTTCGCGAAAGCTCTCCGTTTTTCGGCCTGCCCATTCCCGATGATGTCCAGATCACATCGCAGGTGATGGCGCAGCCCGACCCGACGCTTGCCGAGCGGGTGATCGCCGAATTGACTGACGGCACGCCGCTGGTGACCCGCAAAGCGCGTGAACAGGGACAGATCGTGCTGTTCCACGTGACGGCCACGGCGGATTGGTCGACATTACCGCTCTCGGGTCTCTTTGTGCAGATGATGGAACGTCTGGCAATCTCGACCTCCGCGGCGCAACCCGATGTCACGCAACTGGATGGCACCACGTGGACGCCGGAACTGGTGATGGACGGGTTTGGAACCCTGAGCGACGCTGGCACCTTGCCGGGGGTCCCCGGTCCCGACCTGCTCAACGCTCCCGCCGGACCGGATATGCAACCGGGAATCTATGCCTCCGGTGACCGCCGCCTTGCGCGCAACGTCGTGACAGCTGATACCGTATTGACGCCCGTGACCTGGCCTGCGAACATTCCCGTCAGAGGTTTCGCCGTGCCGCCTGAACAACCCATCGCGGGCTGGCTGTTGAGCCTCTCGATCTTGCTCTTGCTGGCCGATGTCGTGGCGTCGCTTGCCTTATCGGGACGTTTGCTGGGCCACATGAACCGCGCCGCAATGATCGGCTTGATCGCTGTCCTGCCTCTCGGCGTCACGCCCCCGGTCGAGGCCCAGACAACCGAGGAAGACGCCTTTGCGCTCAATGCAACCGCCGAGCTTGTGTTGGCCTATGTGCGCACTGGAAATACACGGGTGGATGAAATATCGGACGCCGGGCTGCGTGGCCTGTCCGATACCCTCTATTTTCGTACCTCGGTCGAACCCGCCGCCCCCGTCGGGGTTGATCTTGAAACGGATGAGCTTGCGTTTTTCCCTGTGCTCTACTGGCCCATTACCCTTGATCAACCGCGTCCCTCATCGGTGGCCTATGCAAAACTCAACGCCTATCTGCGCTCGGGCGGGCTGATCATCTTTGACACACGGGATGCGGATATCGCGCGCTTCGGCGCGGCCAGCCCCAATGGTCGCAAGTTGCAGGACCTTGCAGCACCCTTGGATATTCCCCCACTCGAACCGTTGCCCGCCGATCACGTTCTGACGCGCACATTCTATCTGTTGCAGGATTTTCCGGGCCGCCATGCCAGCCGTGACGTCTGGGTCGAGGCCGCCCCGCCCGACGCGGAGCAGGTCGAAGGCATGCCATTTCGCAACCTCAATGACGGGGTAACGCCGGTGGTGATCGGCGGCAATGATTGGGCATCCGCATGGGCGGTCAGCGCCTCCGGGGCCCCCATGGTGCCAATCGGGCGCGGCTTTACTGGCGAGCGACAGAGGGAGCTGGCCTTCCGCTTTGGCGTCAACCTTGTGATGCATGTGCTGACCGGCAATTATAAATCAGATCAGGTGCATGTGCCTGCATTGCTGGACAGGTTGGGCCAATGA
- a CDS encoding response regulator: protein MSLANKLAEERRGRLAAERLLELKQAELFAANRKLGAHAKALSHEIVETRAEVATVRNENQRVKSDLSAAHQKIELVERRLWHSIETINDGFAFFTPDLEMIMANRSYLAVFDKLEEVTPGINYVTILQLLTDEGIVNTGDLNPAAWRQKMIERVQNPEPESVVIRLWNGEYIKVIDQRGPDGDIISLGLNITETVKYEKNLKAARKSAESANRAKSAFLANMSHEIRTPMNGVVGMADVLVDTPLTEEQRLYVDTIKNSGEALLVIINDVLDYSKIEAERLQLHPEPFDLEQAILEVIMLLQSSARDKGLVLTLDYGMHLPCRFIGDPGRLRQILTNLMGNAVKFTQKGHVLIKVRGNADAGGTNFTLSVTVEDTGIGIPEDMIEHVFGEFNQVENERNRQFDGTGLGLTITKHLIKMMGGKIWLTSEEGVGSCFGFELNFETAPDEKPQNPDLPDALRHVMIIDDFEPNLNILTQQVEALGFKATACPDAAKALALLDRTVDVVLVDHMMPVMNGLEFAQTARKAGHQMPIVLISSNVGYAQADPAKDAITTISPRPFPRRELINWLSLVKDSGSPHVDEASETSLSPGFSHRKSTAETSSVDGVKKTGEDSTPAQPIVQQTDERRMRVLAAEDNKTNQLVFRKMLKDFDVDLKFANDGLDAVQAHQSFDPDIIFMDISMPRMDGKEATQAIRKAELETGRHIPIVALTAHAMEGDSKDILSAGLDHYMSKPVRKAELHARIMEYCPVDAINPRPETPDQEAG from the coding sequence ATGAGTCTTGCCAACAAACTGGCGGAAGAACGCCGCGGCAGATTGGCCGCCGAACGTCTGCTTGAACTCAAGCAGGCGGAGCTTTTCGCGGCCAACCGCAAACTCGGGGCACATGCGAAAGCGTTGTCGCATGAAATCGTGGAAACCCGCGCCGAGGTCGCCACCGTTCGGAACGAGAATCAGCGCGTCAAATCAGACCTTTCTGCAGCACATCAGAAAATTGAATTGGTCGAGCGTCGGCTTTGGCATTCCATTGAAACCATCAACGATGGATTTGCATTCTTCACGCCGGATCTGGAAATGATCATGGCGAACCGCTCCTACCTTGCCGTTTTTGACAAGCTGGAAGAGGTAACCCCCGGAATCAACTATGTCACCATATTACAACTTCTTACGGATGAAGGTATCGTCAATACCGGTGATCTGAACCCCGCCGCATGGCGTCAAAAGATGATCGAAAGGGTCCAGAACCCCGAACCCGAATCCGTCGTGATCCGACTGTGGAACGGGGAATACATCAAGGTCATCGATCAGCGCGGGCCGGATGGCGACATTATCTCATTAGGGCTGAACATCACCGAAACGGTCAAATACGAAAAGAACCTGAAGGCCGCACGCAAGAGCGCCGAATCCGCAAACCGGGCAAAATCGGCGTTTCTGGCGAATATGAGTCACGAGATCAGAACACCCATGAACGGTGTCGTGGGAATGGCCGATGTGTTGGTGGATACCCCCCTGACAGAAGAACAACGGCTCTATGTAGATACGATCAAGAATTCCGGCGAGGCGTTGCTTGTCATCATCAATGACGTTCTGGATTATTCCAAAATCGAGGCGGAACGCCTGCAACTGCACCCTGAACCTTTCGACCTGGAACAGGCGATTCTTGAAGTGATCATGCTGTTGCAATCCTCCGCACGGGACAAGGGTCTGGTACTGACGCTTGATTACGGTATGCATCTTCCCTGCCGTTTCATTGGCGATCCCGGCAGGCTGCGCCAGATATTGACCAATCTGATGGGCAACGCCGTCAAATTTACGCAGAAAGGGCATGTGCTGATCAAAGTCCGCGGAAACGCAGATGCGGGCGGCACCAATTTCACACTATCCGTTACGGTCGAAGATACCGGGATCGGCATTCCGGAAGATATGATCGAACATGTCTTTGGCGAATTCAACCAGGTCGAAAATGAACGCAACCGTCAATTTGACGGGACCGGGCTTGGCCTGACGATTACCAAACATCTGATCAAGATGATGGGCGGAAAAATATGGCTTACCTCGGAAGAGGGCGTAGGGTCATGTTTCGGTTTCGAGCTCAACTTCGAGACCGCACCCGATGAAAAACCGCAAAATCCGGATTTGCCTGATGCCCTGCGGCATGTGATGATCATCGACGATTTTGAGCCCAATCTCAATATCTTGACGCAGCAGGTTGAGGCATTGGGTTTCAAAGCGACCGCCTGTCCGGACGCTGCAAAGGCATTGGCGCTCTTGGATCGTACTGTCGATGTGGTGCTCGTGGATCATATGATGCCGGTAATGAATGGGCTCGAATTTGCGCAGACGGCGCGCAAGGCCGGACATCAGATGCCGATTGTTCTGATCAGTTCCAATGTCGGTTACGCACAGGCAGACCCGGCAAAAGATGCGATCACCACAATTTCGCCACGCCCGTTTCCACGCCGAGAATTAATCAACTGGTTGTCTCTCGTGAAAGACTCCGGCTCCCCGCATGTTGATGAGGCCTCCGAGACGTCCCTTTCGCCTGGGTTTTCTCACCGGAAATCAACAGCCGAGACATCGTCCGTTGATGGGGTCAAAAAGACAGGGGAGGATTCAACTCCCGCGCAACCGATTGTGCAGCAAACAGATGAGAGGCGCATGCGCGTGCTCGCAGCAGAGGACAACAAGACCAATCAACTGGTTTTCCGCAAAATGCTCAAGGATTTCGATGTTGATTTGAAATTCGCCAATGATGGGCTGGATGCGGTCCAAGCCCATCAGTCCTTTGATCCTGATATTATCTTTATGGATATTTCGATGCCGCGAATGGATGGCAAGGAAGCGACCCAGGCTATTCGAAAAGCTGAGTTGGAGACAGGGCGTCATATTCCCATTGTGGCGCTAACTGCGCATGCCATGGAAGGCGACAGCAAGGATATTCTCTCTGCCGGACTGGATCACTACATGTCCAAACCGGTTCGTAAAGCGGAACTACACGCGCGCATCATGGAATACTGCCCGGTCGATGCCATAAACCCGAGACCCGAAACGCCCGATCAGGAAGCCGGATAG
- a CDS encoding YaaA family protein has translation MIILLSPAKNLNENRAAGKATTSPRFIDQAEELTATMAGWSEAEIAELMKVSAKIARLNVERVSTWSRESGVAQAAGDMFDGDVYQTLEVATLDEATRAEANRRLRILSGLYGLLRPSDDVCAYRLEMGRKLPGHAAGSLYKFWGSKIADALVSDAQVADTDTILNLASEEYAKSVDRNALAGLHLVSPRFEEDRNGVRKMISFCAKRARGAMARWALENRITAPGDLADFDIGGYAFDAESSTELCPVFVRVAA, from the coding sequence ATGATCATTTTACTGTCACCCGCGAAAAACCTGAACGAAAACCGCGCCGCCGGTAAGGCGACCACGTCGCCGCGGTTCATTGATCAGGCCGAAGAACTGACAGCGACAATGGCGGGTTGGTCCGAAGCTGAGATTGCAGAGCTGATGAAGGTTTCTGCAAAAATTGCACGGCTAAATGTCGAGCGGGTGTCGACCTGGTCGCGCGAGTCCGGGGTGGCGCAGGCGGCGGGCGACATGTTTGACGGGGATGTGTATCAGACCCTCGAAGTGGCCACGTTGGACGAGGCGACGCGTGCGGAAGCCAACCGGCGATTGAGGATTCTTTCAGGGTTATATGGGCTGTTGCGACCGAGCGACGATGTTTGCGCCTATCGCCTTGAGATGGGCCGTAAGCTTCCCGGGCATGCGGCGGGCTCGCTCTACAAGTTCTGGGGCAGCAAAATAGCAGATGCGCTGGTGTCTGATGCGCAGGTGGCGGATACCGATACGATATTGAATCTGGCCTCTGAGGAATATGCGAAATCCGTTGATCGGAACGCTCTTGCCGGGCTGCATCTTGTGTCCCCCCGCTTTGAAGAGGACCGAAATGGCGTGCGAAAGATGATATCCTTTTGTGCAAAACGCGCGCGGGGTGCGATGGCGCGTTGGGCGCTTGAGAACCGTATCACCGCGCCCGGTGATCTGGCGGATTTTGATATTGGGGGGTATGCATTTGATGCGGAGAGCTCAACCGAGCTTTGCCCGGTTTTTGTAAGGGTCGCGGCTTGA
- the recQ gene encoding DNA helicase RecQ gives MTGAGDLLKNVFGFDDFRPGQGEIVEAVTAGENVLAIMPTGGGKSLCFQLPALMRNGVTVVISPLIALMRDQVRALQEAGVCAGALTSGNTPQETDAVFEALDAGRLKLLYMAPERLATGSALGLLRRVGVSLIAVDEAHCVSQWGHDFRPDYLRIGELRRDLDVQLAAFTATADTETQAEIVQKLFDGIAPRAFLRGFDRPNIHLAFASKDSPRRQILDFASARKGQSGIVYCGTRAKTEGLAGALREAGHTALHYHGGMEAQDRRIAETRFQQEDGLIVVATVAFGMGVDKPDIRWVAHADLPKSIEAYYQEIGRAGRDGAPAETLTLFGPEDIRLRRSQIDEGLAPPERRAADHGRLNALLGLAEALACRRKTLLGYFDETEITCRNCDLCDQPADVFDGTTAVRKALSAILRTEEWFGAGHLIDILIGNETDKVRQRGHQNLPTYGVGTEYDRRQWQAIFRQMMGHDLVRPDPERHGALRMTDAALPILRDETRIELRRDSIRAANATRRPAVKTMVSEEDAPLLSALKAKRRAFAEAAKAPAYVIFNDRTLVEMAETRPQTLDDMARIGGVGAKKLERYGTAFLQVIVGEAEQMHPTRRKLAGREAGTVYDRLLAAQAGLARGADGVDKPLSCSASLLAKVAQMRNADPSALERVLGGRRAERFGTAFLDVLRDAN, from the coding sequence ATGACAGGCGCGGGCGATCTGTTAAAAAATGTATTCGGTTTTGATGATTTCCGTCCTGGACAAGGCGAAATCGTTGAGGCCGTGACTGCCGGTGAAAACGTTCTTGCAATCATGCCGACCGGCGGTGGGAAATCGCTTTGTTTCCAACTGCCTGCGCTGATGCGAAACGGTGTGACTGTGGTGATATCTCCGCTGATTGCGCTGATGCGGGATCAGGTACGTGCTTTGCAAGAGGCCGGGGTTTGCGCCGGCGCTTTGACCTCTGGCAACACGCCGCAAGAGACCGATGCGGTTTTTGAAGCACTGGATGCTGGCCGGTTGAAACTGCTTTATATGGCGCCTGAGCGGTTGGCCACTGGGTCCGCCCTTGGATTGCTGCGCCGGGTGGGCGTGTCGTTGATCGCTGTGGACGAGGCGCATTGCGTGAGCCAGTGGGGTCATGATTTTCGGCCCGATTACTTGCGTATCGGCGAATTACGGCGCGACCTGGACGTGCAGCTGGCGGCTTTCACCGCGACCGCCGACACAGAAACGCAGGCCGAAATTGTTCAAAAGCTGTTTGACGGCATTGCGCCACGCGCGTTTCTGCGCGGGTTTGATCGGCCCAACATCCACTTGGCCTTTGCCTCAAAAGACAGCCCTCGCCGTCAAATTCTCGATTTCGCCTCCGCGCGCAAAGGGCAGTCCGGCATTGTTTATTGTGGCACGCGCGCGAAAACTGAAGGCCTCGCGGGTGCTCTTCGCGAGGCGGGCCATACCGCGCTGCATTACCATGGTGGCATGGAAGCCCAAGACCGCCGGATCGCGGAAACCCGGTTTCAGCAAGAGGACGGCCTGATTGTGGTGGCCACGGTCGCCTTTGGCATGGGGGTCGACAAACCGGATATCCGCTGGGTCGCCCATGCGGATTTACCCAAATCTATCGAAGCTTATTATCAGGAAATCGGCCGCGCGGGCAGGGACGGCGCGCCCGCTGAAACCCTGACGCTTTTTGGTCCCGAGGACATCCGCCTGCGCCGTTCGCAGATCGACGAAGGGCTCGCACCCCCCGAACGTCGGGCGGCGGATCATGGACGGTTGAACGCACTTTTAGGATTGGCAGAAGCTCTTGCATGCCGTCGCAAGACTCTGCTGGGATATTTTGATGAAACGGAAATAACTTGCCGAAACTGTGATCTCTGCGATCAACCGGCGGATGTTTTTGACGGTACGACGGCGGTGCGCAAGGCGCTGTCGGCGATCCTGCGCACCGAAGAATGGTTTGGCGCGGGACATTTGATTGATATCCTGATCGGAAATGAAACCGATAAGGTGCGTCAGCGAGGGCATCAGAATTTACCGACTTACGGGGTCGGCACGGAATATGATCGTCGTCAATGGCAAGCGATTTTTCGGCAAATGATGGGGCATGATCTGGTACGCCCGGATCCCGAACGCCATGGCGCTTTGCGGATGACGGATGCGGCTCTTCCAATTTTGCGCGATGAAACGCGCATTGAACTTCGACGCGACAGCATCCGTGCGGCAAATGCCACCCGGCGTCCGGCCGTAAAAACCATGGTCTCCGAAGAGGATGCGCCGCTGTTGTCCGCGCTTAAGGCAAAACGCCGCGCCTTTGCCGAGGCCGCCAAGGCACCGGCTTATGTGATATTCAACGACCGAACACTTGTTGAAATGGCCGAAACGCGACCGCAAACCCTGGACGATATGGCCAGGATTGGGGGCGTCGGTGCCAAAAAACTGGAACGCTACGGCACTGCGTTCTTGCAGGTGATCGTGGGAGAGGCAGAGCAGATGCATCCGACCCGGCGTAAGCTTGCCGGGCGTGAGGCGGGGACCGTTTATGACCGGTTGCTCGCGGCACAAGCCGGTCTTGCCCGCGGTGCGGATGGGGTGGATAAGCCACTCAGCTGCTCTGCGTCACTCCTGGCGAAAGTGGCCCAGATGCGTAACGCGGATCCCTCAGCCTTGGAGCGTGTTTTGGGCGGACGACGGGCCGAACGGTTTGGCACCGCCTTTCTTGATGTTCTGCGGGATGCCAATTGA
- a CDS encoding glycosyltransferase family 2 protein encodes MSDAEVLVTVVIPAYNAAATIDTTLNSVRCQTHRNLEIIVVIDGATDNTEALVRRHAQEDDRIVIIVTPNCGLCPTRNTGARAGSGKFIAPLDADDVWHPQKIEKQLEVFAEGGADIGFVYTLFRRIDQWDYLIRDGALTVWSGDIFCASLLYNCVGNGSSIMIRRRAFEQVDGYCMALNRWGCEDYLLQVLISRDWKVGVVPEYLTGYRYDHRSMSRNHVRMALARLKMLNIVAQRHSNVPDNVMQLARSYATAELAIAHARDGKLLTALSDFLAAFQISSLSTAAYAFYRLRDFGYRFIRNAGGALRQQKPPKFQSVNPTTRYGISFHPLRSRTMRRLLHQTALSTKSF; translated from the coding sequence ATGTCAGATGCTGAGGTTTTGGTCACGGTTGTGATACCCGCGTATAATGCCGCGGCGACAATCGATACCACGCTGAACAGCGTGCGTTGCCAAACCCATCGCAATCTCGAGATCATCGTTGTCATAGATGGCGCAACGGATAACACCGAAGCGTTGGTCCGGCGGCACGCGCAAGAGGATGATCGCATTGTCATCATCGTGACGCCGAATTGCGGTTTATGTCCGACGCGAAATACCGGGGCGCGGGCCGGATCGGGCAAGTTCATCGCGCCTTTGGATGCGGATGATGTCTGGCACCCCCAAAAAATCGAAAAGCAGCTTGAGGTCTTCGCTGAGGGAGGCGCGGACATCGGCTTCGTTTACACGCTTTTCAGACGGATCGACCAATGGGATTATCTCATCCGGGATGGTGCTTTGACCGTTTGGTCCGGTGATATCTTCTGCGCTTCGCTTTTGTATAATTGCGTGGGCAATGGCAGTTCCATCATGATCAGACGCCGCGCATTCGAACAGGTCGATGGGTATTGCATGGCGTTGAACAGATGGGGCTGTGAGGATTACTTGCTTCAGGTTCTCATCTCGCGCGACTGGAAGGTTGGTGTCGTGCCTGAATACCTGACCGGTTACAGATATGATCACCGGTCCATGTCAAGAAATCATGTGCGTATGGCACTGGCCCGGTTGAAAATGCTGAACATCGTGGCGCAACGCCATTCCAACGTACCGGACAATGTTATGCAATTGGCACGTTCATACGCGACTGCCGAACTGGCGATCGCACATGCAAGAGATGGTAAACTCCTCACCGCGCTCTCCGACTTTTTAGCAGCGTTCCAAATCAGTTCCTTGTCAACAGCAGCCTATGCCTTCTACCGCCTTCGAGATTTCGGGTATCGGTTTATTCGCAATGCCGGCGGTGCTTTACGCCAGCAAAAGCCGCCTAAATTTCAGAGCGTTAACCCGACAACGCGATATGGCATCTCATTTCACCCTCTGAGGTCGCGGACCATGCGCCGCCTGCTCCATCAAACGGCCTTGTCTACCAAGTCATTTTGA
- a CDS encoding oligosaccharide flippase family protein, with amino-acid sequence MSLRRAIRDRLLSRPAVLAAHAIALVVLSRLLSPADFGLFALAAISHQIAVSLADLGIKSQLLKDPTLEPRRHGEAFGLALASAMVVGGGFLFILLVLPEQIVPPSLDVTLWILAASVFLGPLELLFNIPLMQSMRFGLISTVNVFGAWTRCGVSILAAIYGAGPAALAAGLLAEQIVSFALFACARQRQAIPAPRITGWQTLIVDGTRLSGNQVIRHLCDLGILGAISSFLGVATLGVYNRADQVVKLFDKVFLNSMSPVIMPAFVQAIQNGHQPAAIYLKKVELLSALTWPAFAAIAILADPLCRVVLGPGWDAAPIIVQLLALIGIADAFTKMNQALFIALGELRLGTRLDVLHHITRVILATVGAFISIEALCIALVLAQIINVVRQTCAFGRTTGYNHKQFRNVLLSSALLAICTAGPAALALHLYTSEHAALQLLVASAAGIAGFVIAVIALRHMLFYEAQKALKLIPWARPR; translated from the coding sequence ATGAGCCTGCGCCGCGCGATCCGTGACAGATTGCTGAGCCGCCCGGCCGTACTGGCCGCGCATGCCATTGCGCTTGTCGTGTTATCCCGGTTGTTGAGCCCGGCCGATTTCGGACTTTTCGCCCTCGCCGCGATTTCCCATCAAATTGCGGTTTCACTTGCTGATCTTGGCATCAAATCCCAACTGCTCAAAGATCCGACCCTGGAGCCGCGCAGACATGGGGAGGCTTTTGGCCTGGCGCTCGCATCGGCAATGGTCGTGGGGGGCGGTTTTCTCTTTATTTTGCTGGTGCTACCCGAACAGATCGTGCCGCCGTCGCTGGATGTAACACTTTGGATCCTGGCCGCTTCGGTTTTCCTTGGTCCACTCGAACTTCTGTTCAACATCCCGCTGATGCAGAGCATGCGTTTTGGGTTGATTTCCACGGTCAATGTGTTTGGTGCCTGGACGCGCTGCGGCGTTTCGATACTGGCCGCGATTTACGGAGCTGGCCCTGCCGCCTTGGCCGCCGGTCTGCTTGCAGAGCAAATCGTGTCTTTCGCCTTATTTGCATGCGCCAGGCAAAGGCAGGCGATTCCCGCCCCGCGGATCACCGGATGGCAAACACTTATCGTGGATGGCACCCGTCTGAGCGGAAATCAGGTCATTCGCCACCTTTGTGACCTGGGGATATTGGGTGCGATTTCCAGCTTTCTGGGCGTCGCGACCCTTGGCGTTTACAACCGCGCGGATCAGGTTGTGAAACTGTTCGACAAGGTCTTTCTTAACAGCATGAGCCCGGTGATCATGCCCGCTTTTGTTCAGGCCATACAGAACGGCCATCAACCGGCGGCGATCTATCTCAAGAAAGTCGAGCTACTCTCCGCTTTGACCTGGCCAGCCTTCGCAGCGATTGCAATCCTTGCCGATCCGCTCTGTCGTGTGGTCCTGGGACCCGGATGGGATGCGGCGCCGATTATCGTACAGCTGCTGGCTCTCATCGGCATCGCGGATGCATTTACGAAAATGAACCAGGCCCTTTTTATTGCGCTTGGCGAATTGCGGCTTGGCACCCGTCTTGACGTGCTGCATCATATCACCCGCGTCATTCTCGCGACCGTCGGGGCGTTCATTTCGATCGAGGCGTTATGTATCGCCCTTGTGCTTGCACAGATCATAAATGTGGTTCGCCAAACCTGCGCATTTGGACGTACAACCGGTTATAATCACAAACAATTCCGCAACGTTCTGCTCAGTTCGGCTTTGCTGGCCATCTGCACCGCCGGCCCTGCCGCGCTGGCGCTGCATCTTTACACCAGCGAGCATGCCGCATTGCAGCTGCTGGTCGCGAGTGCCGCGGGCATCGCAGGCTTTGTCATCGCGGTGATCGCCCTGCGCCATATGCTGTTTTACGAAGCGCAAAAAGCGCTGAAACTCATTCCTTGGGCGCGCCCGCGTTAG